The Mercenaria mercenaria strain notata chromosome 10, MADL_Memer_1, whole genome shotgun sequence genome contains a region encoding:
- the LOC123559739 gene encoding putative methylsterol monooxygenase DDB_G0269788, with protein sequence MGTTSWNMQDAASKGAFMVSVFFLATAVRGDWLLFIVCLGQDYLRDFLQTTDATLNSTLQSGDLLERYGFKDLHIYTTFAVLVSFCTFWGIGLTFDTYFYKNRKDKPEEWKCQPDRWLTKTNEWHEFFLGSCNMLVGSIISGFLSCYIINGGKNQLYLSISDYGWIYFLMSIPALFFYNEMVSYYPHRFFHNPWLYKNIHKVHHRYGSPTLYSTVAMHPAEFLMYQMFLALPIFTVPVHAAVYVVILLYGYYYGMMDHSGIKMDAVWPWQPSSLFHDDHHRYFHCNFGFNTILFDRFHGTLRRKNHKYGEKVFGGKGKADDSKEKESVYHQYL encoded by the exons ATGGGGACGACATCATGGAATATGCAGGATGCAGCCAGTAAAGGGGCTTTCATGGTTAGCGTTTTCTTTCTAGCTACCGCAGTAAGGG GTGATTGGCTGCTATTTATAGTTTGTCTTGGACAAGATTATCTAAGAGACTTTTTGCAAACCACTGACGCCACCTTAAACTCCACCCTACAGTCAGGTGATCTGCTCGAGCGATATGGCTTTAAAGATCTGCATATTTACACGACATTTGCCGTGCTTGTATCATTCTGCACATTCTGGGGTATAGGCCTGACCTTCGACACATACTTctacaaaaatagaaaagacaag CCAGAAGAATGGAAGTGCCAGCCGGATCGGTGGCTAACCAAAACTAACGAATGGCACGAGTTTTTCTTGGGTTCATGCAACATGCTTGTCGGCTCTATCATATCTGGTTTCTTATCTTGTTATATAATAAACGGAG GAAAGAATCAACTGTATTTGAGTATCAGCGACTATGGGTGGATTTATTTCTTGATGTCGATCCCTGCATTGTTTTTCTACAACGAAATGGTTAGTTACTATCCACACAGGTTCTTCCACAATCCATGGCTATACAAGAACATCCACAAAGTCCACCATAGATACGGCAGCCCTACGTTGTACAGCACAGTGGCAATGCACCCCGCCGAGTTCCTCATGTACCAGATGTTTTTGGCCCTTCCTATTTTCACAGTTCCGGTTCATGCAG CTGTATATGTAGTTATACTGTTATATGGTTACTACTACGGAATGATGGACCATTCTGGTATTAAAATGGACGCTGTGTGGCCTTGGCAACCATCCTCTTTGTTCCATGACGACCACCATAG GTATTTCCATTGCAATTTTGGATTCAACACCATATTATTTGACCGCTTCCATGGAACATTACGTCGAAAGAATCACAAGTATGGGGAGAAAGTATTTGGCGGGAAAGGGAAAGCAGACGACAGTAAGGAAAAGGAAAGTGTATATCATCAGTATTTGTGA